A stretch of Gimesia chilikensis DNA encodes these proteins:
- a CDS encoding type II secretion system protein, translated as MIKTTRKQPRRAGFTLVEVLIVVVILGILAATVLPQFTSSNDDARESVLVQDLQTLRSQIQLYKFQHDGKFPADGSTDPNDFRDSLLLSSDKDGTTGAVGTKPLGPYLIGSLPPNPFTGGRGVMIVTDVAGTTPDETAKDGTETVGWIYNPATGQIKGNNAGTAANGTSLDAL; from the coding sequence ATGATTAAAACTACACGAAAACAACCAAGACGAGCAGGTTTTACCCTCGTCGAAGTGCTGATTGTGGTCGTGATCCTCGGGATCCTGGCTGCGACAGTGCTGCCACAATTTACTTCATCCAATGATGACGCTCGCGAGTCGGTTCTGGTTCAGGACCTGCAGACTCTGCGAAGTCAGATTCAGTTGTACAAATTCCAGCACGATGGAAAATTCCCGGCGGACGGTTCAACCGACCCCAATGATTTCCGTGATTCGCTGCTGCTGTCCAGCGACAAAGATGGCACCACGGGTGCTGTCGGTACTAAACCACTGGGACCTTACCTCATCGGCAGTCTGCCTCCGAACCCCTTCACCGGTGGTCGGGGTGTGATGATCGTAACCGATGTTGCAGGGACCACTCCTGATGAAACCGCGAAAGACGGTACTGAAACGGTCGGCTGGATCTACAATCCTGCGACCGGTCAGATCAAAGGGAACAACGCTGGTACAGCCGCTAACGGCACCAGCCTGGATGCACTGTAA
- the metG gene encoding methionine--tRNA ligase — MPQRRILVTAALPYANGDIHIGHLVEYIQTDIWVRFQKLRGHECRFFCADDTHGTAIMIRARQEGRSEEALIADVREKHIADFTGFNIEFDNYGSTNSEQNRKVCHQIWSSLREAGLVHEKEVTQLFDVQENTFLADRFVKGTCPKCKATDQYGDNCDKCGSTYTPADLIDPVSTLSNTTPELRTASHLFVRIEDLHGFLDEWTQSGDHLQSEVANYLKGHFLGDPLRDWDISRPAPYFGFEIPDSPGNYWYVWFDAPIGYIASTLEWCENNNEDFDKWWKNPETEVHHFIGKDITYFHTLFWPAMLKTSGFNLPEKVHIHGFLTVDGEKMSKSKGTFIKAATYLNHLDPACLRYYYASKLGSRLDDLDLNLDEFVQKVNSDLVGKVVNLASRSAKFVAQTGLSSAYPDDGGLFEYGASRSETIATAYENCDYNGAMREILALADRANKYVEDQKPWELRKDEDRQQELQDICTIALNLFRQIVVYLTPVLPRLSGQTGELLNDPITSWDQAQTPLTGISVSKFQHMFKRIEEKQVDAMTEEAKEDAVAAESEAAASQWNDSGEALEAEPMSEECTIDDFVKVDLRVARIVEANSVPEANKLLQLTLSLGGDERRNVFAGIKAAYEPEELIGRLVICCANLKPRKMRFGTSEGMVLASGPGGKDVFLLSPDEGAVPGQRVH, encoded by the coding sequence ATGCCACAACGTCGCATCCTGGTCACCGCGGCCCTGCCTTACGCCAATGGTGACATTCATATTGGCCACCTCGTGGAATACATCCAGACCGATATCTGGGTGCGGTTTCAGAAGCTGCGCGGCCATGAATGTCGATTCTTCTGCGCCGATGATACGCATGGCACCGCAATTATGATTCGCGCCCGCCAGGAAGGCCGCTCGGAAGAAGCGTTGATTGCTGATGTCCGCGAGAAACATATTGCCGACTTCACTGGTTTCAATATTGAGTTCGATAATTACGGCAGTACGAACAGCGAGCAGAACCGCAAGGTCTGTCATCAGATCTGGTCGTCGTTACGCGAAGCCGGACTGGTTCACGAAAAGGAAGTCACCCAGCTGTTCGACGTGCAGGAGAATACATTCCTGGCAGACCGCTTTGTGAAGGGGACCTGCCCCAAGTGTAAGGCGACCGACCAATACGGCGACAACTGTGACAAGTGCGGCAGCACTTACACGCCCGCTGATCTGATCGATCCGGTCAGCACGCTGTCCAACACAACACCGGAACTGCGGACCGCCAGTCATCTGTTCGTGCGGATTGAAGACCTGCATGGCTTTCTCGATGAATGGACGCAGTCGGGCGATCATCTGCAGTCTGAAGTCGCCAATTATCTCAAAGGTCATTTCCTGGGGGATCCGCTGCGGGACTGGGATATTTCCCGCCCTGCCCCTTATTTCGGTTTTGAAATTCCGGACAGCCCGGGCAACTACTGGTACGTCTGGTTCGACGCGCCCATCGGTTACATCGCCTCCACACTTGAATGGTGTGAGAACAACAATGAAGACTTCGACAAGTGGTGGAAAAATCCCGAAACCGAAGTGCACCACTTCATCGGCAAAGATATCACCTACTTCCATACACTCTTCTGGCCGGCCATGCTCAAGACATCGGGTTTCAATCTGCCTGAGAAGGTTCATATTCACGGCTTCCTGACTGTGGATGGCGAGAAGATGTCCAAATCCAAGGGGACCTTCATCAAAGCCGCCACGTATCTGAACCACCTCGACCCTGCCTGCCTGCGTTACTATTACGCTTCGAAGCTGGGGTCGAGACTGGATGACCTCGATCTGAACCTCGACGAATTCGTACAGAAAGTGAATTCGGATCTGGTCGGGAAGGTCGTCAACCTGGCGAGTCGGAGTGCGAAGTTCGTCGCGCAGACGGGACTCTCCTCAGCTTACCCGGATGACGGGGGGCTGTTCGAGTATGGTGCCAGTCGTAGCGAAACCATCGCGACGGCCTACGAGAACTGCGATTACAACGGCGCGATGAGAGAGATCCTCGCGCTGGCAGACCGGGCCAACAAATACGTTGAAGATCAGAAGCCCTGGGAACTGCGGAAAGACGAAGACCGTCAGCAGGAACTGCAGGACATCTGCACGATTGCCCTGAACCTGTTCCGGCAGATTGTGGTGTATCTGACTCCCGTACTGCCCCGCCTGTCCGGTCAGACGGGCGAATTACTGAATGATCCCATTACCAGCTGGGACCAGGCACAGACGCCGCTGACAGGGATCTCTGTCAGTAAGTTCCAGCATATGTTTAAACGAATTGAAGAAAAACAGGTAGACGCTATGACTGAAGAAGCAAAAGAAGATGCGGTAGCCGCTGAGAGTGAAGCTGCGGCTTCGCAGTGGAACGACAGTGGGGAAGCCCTGGAAGCGGAACCGATGTCGGAAGAGTGCACGATCGATGATTTCGTGAAAGTCGATCTGCGTGTGGCTCGCATCGTGGAAGCCAACTCGGTTCCCGAAGCGAATAAGCTGCTGCAGCTGACCCTCAGCCTGGGTGGCGATGAACGCCGGAATGTATTCGCCGGCATCAAAGCAGCCTATGAGCCGGAAGAGCTGATCGGTCGGCTGGTGATCTGCTGTGCGAATCTGAAGCCGCGTAAAATGCGGTTCGGAACCAGCGAGGGAATGGTGCTGGCCTCGGGGCCTGGTGGAAAGGACGTCTTTCTGCTGTCTCCCGATGAAGGCGCCGTACCCGGCCAGCGCGTGCACTGA